Genomic window (Prevotella melaninogenica ATCC 25845):
AGCCTGTTTCTTCTTCTAATTCGCGTTGTGCAGCTTGTAGTGGCGTCTCACCTTCTTCTACAACTCCTGCACAAATCTCTGTCGATACAACACCGAGTCCATGCCTGTACTGACGTTCCAAAATAAGTTCTCCGTCTTCTGTTTCCGCAATAACATTGATCCATGTTGGATATGATAGTATGTAATATTCGTCATAGACCTTTCCATTAGGCAATTGAACAGTGTCACGGCGAGCCTTCAACCAAGGTCGGTTGATGAGCTGTTCAGTGGAGAGTGTACTCCATTTCATTTCATTATCACTGCGTTGTTTTACCTTATCCATAAGACTATAAACTATTGATTCTACAAGTACAAAGTTATGATATTCCATTTTAATGAGCAAATAATCTACTTGTAGTTTTCTAATTTAGGTTTTAATATTTCATCAATAATTATCATGCATTAAATTCTTCTTTATCATTAATCTTCCTATACGGTAGAAAGATTAAACAAAAAAAATCCTATTTGTTGACAAAAGTCTCAATTATAATTTATATATTTGTAAACGAGATAATAAGGGATTGCCGCATCCTAAATCACTTACTATCAGAGGTATGTTCTGCGGCAGAGCTACTCTATGGAGGAATATTACTATGAAACGTAAACCAAAGATGCACAACGAACAAGAGTTTAACCTCGATAATGTTTATCAAGAGGATGAGCGTCAACTTGATAATTTAGACGATAGCTCCTTTGATTTGAGATATAAATGACAATACTAAGGCTTGTAATATCTATGGAGTTTCCTTGAACAGCGCTTGGTATACGTAGTAATGTTATAAGCTTTTGGCATTATCATATTCTACAAAACTTTCAATTAAACTTGAAAGTAGCTTCTTTTATGTGCGTATACTTGGGTATATTGACAAGAAATCATCAAGTTTAATTTTCATACATAATAAATCTAATTTTATTGACTGATTCTACTTCAAAGTAACTTTATGTGCTATAAATGCTCTAATTATTGTTAATTAGGCAAGAATTATCATCTATTATTATGTTACATAACATTAATTTTTAGTAACTTTGCAACCGATCATGCCGTTTTGGGCTCAGAATAAGTGCTGGATAGATGCTCAGCCGCCCAGCGGTACAAACCCGTTTACAATAAAAAAATGTACGCAATTGTAGAAATTAACGGTCAGCAGTTCAAGGCTGAGGAGGGCAAGAAGCTCTTCGTAAACCACATCAAAGATGCGGAAGAAGGCAAGGCTGTTGAGTTTGACAAGGTTCTGTTGGTTGATAACAACGGAACAGTCACAGTAGGCGCACCAACTGTTGAGGGCGCAAAGGTAGTAGCTGAGGTAGTAGCTCCTCTCGTAAAAGGCGACAAGGTAGTTGTCTTCAAGATGAAACGTCGTAAGGACTACAGAAAGAAGAACGGTCATCGTTCACACTTCACTCAGGTAGAAATTAAATCAATTAACGCTTAACAAGGAGGACTTAAGAATGGCACATAAAAAAGGTGTAGGTAGTTCTAAGAACGGTCGCGAATCAGCTTCAAAGCGTTTAGGTGTTAAGATCTGGGGTGGCCAGAAGATTATCGCAGGTAACATTATCGTTCGCCAGCGCGGTAATAAGCACTTCCCAGGCGAGAACGTTGCACAGGGTAAGGACGACACATTGTATGCACTTGCAGACGGTGTTGTTTACTTCCACAAGGGCAAGTACAATAAGAGTACTGTTTCTGTCCTTTCAGAGGAAGTTTACGCTGCTAAGACTGTAAAGCCAGAAGCTTAAAGCGAAACAAACAAACAACTATTCCAAACAAACAACATAATCCCGGTCTCCTTTTGGAGCCGGGATTCATGCTTTTATAGGAGTACTTTAACCCAAATCGATCATTAGAGGCTAAACATATTTTGTTCTTTTTATCGAGCTGATTGTTTGGCTTTGTAATGCAGGCATAGTGGGCTACGTCAAGCTACAAAGACACACAAGATGCCGATAAGAAAATAAAAGATGTTAGGAACCAACACCATAGTAAGAAGAATTATACTTATTGTGGTCTAATGACCGATTAGGGTTAAAGGCAGCCAATTAAACTACATCAAAAATAGAAGAAGAAGTGACATCTTATTTCAAAACATTTAAGTAAACACTTATACATAGAAACACTATAAGTACAATGTCTCATCAACTTGATGATCTAATAAAAAGTTAAAACACAACGAATAATTTTCCATTGGAAATTTGGTGGGAAATAAAATAATTATTACCTTTGCAACGTTTTCCTTAGGAAACAAAATAAACATTAACAAACCGAGTAGTAAAAGAACTTCGGTAAATTAAAATTTACATATATAATGAAACGTACAGCAACACTTGTAGTGGCTATTATGGCATTAACACTGACAGCTTGTAAAGCAGATAACAATCCTAAAAAGCAGGATAACAGTGCAATGACTACAGAACAAACAGAAGTAAATAATCAAAATGAAGGAAAGGAAAGTAAAATGAGTGTAACAGAAATGAACATAGATATGTTCCAGCAGAAAGTAATGGATTTTAAGAATAATCCTAAGACATGGAACTTTAAGGGTGATAAACCTGC
Coding sequences:
- the rpmA gene encoding 50S ribosomal protein L27 — encoded protein: MAHKKGVGSSKNGRESASKRLGVKIWGGQKIIAGNIIVRQRGNKHFPGENVAQGKDDTLYALADGVVYFHKGKYNKSTVSVLSEEVYAAKTVKPEA
- the rplU gene encoding 50S ribosomal protein L21; its protein translation is MYAIVEINGQQFKAEEGKKLFVNHIKDAEEGKAVEFDKVLLVDNNGTVTVGAPTVEGAKVVAEVVAPLVKGDKVVVFKMKRRKDYRKKNGHRSHFTQVEIKSINA
- a CDS encoding NUDIX hydrolase, with the translated sequence MDKVKQRSDNEMKWSTLSTEQLINRPWLKARRDTVQLPNGKVYDEYYILSYPTWINVIAETEDGELILERQYRHGLGVVSTEICAGVVEEGETPLQAAQRELEEETGYTGGEWEEIMIVSANPSIMDNLCHCFYARNVKKTNNQKLDDTEDIEVFLHSKEEVKEMLLRGEFIQALMVAPLWKYFSIKD